From Pseudomonas sp. stari2, a single genomic window includes:
- a CDS encoding sulfite exporter TauE/SafE family protein, which yields MEFLLYLALGACAGVLAGLFGVGGGIIIVPVLVFSFTLQGFDQSILTHLAVGTSLATIIFTSVNAVREHHRRGAVRWPIFAWMTVGILLGAGFGALTAEAISGPNLQKIIGVFALVIAAQLALDVKPKASRTVPGKFGLTVAGSVIGWASAIFGIGGGSLTVPFLTWRSVPMQQAVATSSACGLPIAVASAISFMILGWHDPLLPAHSLGFVYLPALLGIALTSMVFARLGARLAHKLSPKLLKRLFAALLFCVGLSFLF from the coding sequence ATGGAATTTCTGCTCTATCTGGCACTGGGTGCCTGTGCAGGCGTGCTGGCCGGGCTGTTCGGGGTTGGCGGTGGGATCATCATCGTTCCGGTGCTGGTGTTCAGTTTCACCTTGCAGGGCTTCGATCAGTCGATCCTGACCCACCTGGCCGTCGGCACATCGCTGGCGACGATCATCTTCACCTCGGTCAACGCCGTGCGTGAACATCATCGACGCGGGGCGGTGCGCTGGCCGATTTTCGCCTGGATGACCGTCGGGATCCTGCTCGGTGCCGGTTTCGGGGCGCTGACTGCCGAAGCGATCTCCGGGCCCAACTTGCAAAAAATCATCGGTGTGTTCGCCCTGGTGATCGCGGCGCAACTGGCGCTGGACGTCAAACCCAAGGCCAGCCGAACGGTGCCCGGCAAATTCGGTCTGACCGTGGCCGGCAGTGTGATCGGCTGGGCCTCGGCGATTTTCGGGATTGGCGGCGGCTCGTTGACCGTGCCGTTCCTGACCTGGCGCAGCGTGCCGATGCAGCAGGCCGTGGCGACTTCGTCGGCCTGTGGCCTACCGATCGCCGTGGCAAGTGCAATAAGTTTCATGATTCTGGGCTGGCATGATCCGTTGCTGCCGGCCCATAGTCTCGGGTTTGTGTATTTGCCGGCGCTGCTGGGCATTGCGCTGACCAGCATGGTGTTCGCCCGTCTCGGCGCGCGGCTGGCGCACAAGTTGTCGCCGAAGTTGCTGAAACGGCTGTTCGCCGCTTTGCTGTTCTGCGTGGGGCTGAGCTTTCTGTTCTGA